The Candidatus Zixiibacteriota bacterium DNA window TGGATTATTGAGCGGCGGAGGATGTTTCCCGAGCTGGTGATCATGGTGCAGAAGGAGGTGGCCGCGCGCATCGTGGCTGAGCCGGGCGGCAAGAACTTCGGCTCCCTGACGGTGTTCGTTCAGCTTTTCTATGCTGCCACCCGTGCGTTTGATCTGCGGCCCGGGTCATTCTTTCCGGCGCCGAAGGTAAGCTCCAGCGTCGTGCATCTGACCCGCCGTGAGCAGCCGCTGGTCAGCGACGCGGATTTTCCGGCATTGCGGCGCCTCACGGCCGCGTGTTTCCGGTGGCGACGCAAACAACTGCTGCGTATTTTGCGCGAGGAGTATCAGCTAACGCTCGAAATCGCCGATCACCTCTGCCGGCGCGTCGGAGTCGAACCGACGCAGCGTCCGGAGCAGCTGGCCGTAACGGATTTCGTGGTGTTGGCCAAAGACCTGTCATGCCTCGCATCCAACTCGTCATCTTCGCCACTCTCGTAGCCGCTGCCTTACGGACGGTACCTGCGGAGGCGCTGTATTTCAGCCTTGATTTCTCGATCGATCGCCAGACTTACAATTGGGCCGACTCGTTGTCACTGCAAAGGAATCTGAACAAGCGGACCGCACTTGAGCTCTTCAATCGTTCATCGGCAACACTGTTTCAGGAGTCGATCTTCGGCGGCGGCGGCGATCGCTGGCAGAAAACGGCCGTCACTCGCGGTTCACTAAATCACCGATTCAATTCGTCGTTCAGCGGTGGCGTGGCCATTACGCAGGATTTTGACCGCCTTGAAGAGAAGCGCTTTATCGGCAATCGCGCTTTTCTGACTGCCGATATCGACAAGGCGCGTTACCGGATCAAGCAACGCGGGGGTCTCGTTTGGGAGGAGCGCAAGTTCGAGCCGCTGAGCCATCGCGAAACGGGGCTGGCCTATGAAGCTGACTTCAGCGTCACCCCCGGCGCCCGTTGGGGGCAGGCGCGCGTCACCGGCGAAGTCACGACGTTGCGCCGCACGCCGCGGCGGGCGGTCACAGTCGGATATGAGCTCCCGCAATTCATTTATCGCAGCGACACGCTCAGCCTCAGTGCGAGTCAGACTCTTGCTCTGCGCAAGTACTTTCCCTCCAGCGGCAATTTCGAATCCACCGCCCGCCAGGCCAGCGAACAGCGACGTTGGGACCTGAGCGCTGCCAAACGACTGCCGCTGGCCGCCCGGCTGGTGTTCGCAGCCGCCTATCGCTACGACCGCTATGACTATGAGTATCAAGGGCTGACCTCGGACTTTGTCCGCCAAAACGACAATTTGACGTCAGTGCTTGAATATCAAATTACGTTACAGCGGCATTTTGGCGATCTGGGCACAAGCGTCGCATATCTGTTCAACCGGACCAAAGAGGACTTCGGATCGAACTTGACCAATCAACTGGCGGAGACCGGACAGGTGACGGCGCGGGCGAATCTCGTGCTCTCCGATGCCGACACGCTGGAAGTTTCCGGCCAGATCGGTGTGACGGCCTACTTTGCGCCGACCAATTCCGCTTTCTTCGCCGACCGCGATCGCTCGATCCGGCTGGCATCGTTTCGCGCGGTGCACAAGTTCAGCGACTTTCTCACCGGCGTGGTTGATGGCAGCGCGCGCACGTTTCACAGCATCTACATCTCCGGCTCACTTTCGGCGAACAACTCGATCAACAATGTCTACATCGTCAATCCCGCGCTGATCTGGCAGCCGGTAAGGTCTTTACGCGTGCAGCAAAATTACCAGATGCACGCCAATTACATTTACTATGAGTACGAGAAGAACGCGATCAGCGAGCGCAACACGCTTTACCGCCGCGCCAACCTGGTCAATACGTTGACGATCACGCTGTCCCCGCGCACGGATCTGATCCTGGAGTACTCCTATCGCTATGAAGACTTTGGGCGGCTGCTGTGGGAAGACCAGTGGAAGCAGCAGGTGAGTTGGGATCGACGCACCCACCGCCCACGTTTCGGCGTAGAGTATCGTCCGCTGTCAGGATTGCGCTTCTGCCCGTACGCCTCGTACGAATGGCAGACTTACTACGATCACTTGTTTGATCCGGTGGAAACCCTCGGCCGACGGGTACGGACGGACGAGTTACAGCGGCGCTTGATCGGCTTTGAGTTCCAGTGG harbors:
- the rsmA gene encoding ribosomal RNA small subunit methyltransferase A, which gives rise to MKPRKELGQNFLINVGAARRIVDLLSLHPSETVLEIGGGRGDLTVHLLATGARVITVEYDQNLVARLRERFADQSRLEIVHGDILRFDPAAVLGSECAAKLVGNLPYNITSAILEWIIERRRMFPELVIMVQKEVAARIVAEPGGKNFGSLTVFVQLFYAATRAFDLRPGSFFPAPKVSSSVVHLTRREQPLVSDADFPALRRLTAACFRWRRKQLLRILREEYQLTLEIADHLCRRVGVEPTQRPEQLAVTDFVVLAKDLSCLASNSSSSPLS